One Bosea sp. 685 DNA segment encodes these proteins:
- a CDS encoding tripartite tricarboxylate transporter substrate binding protein — protein MSQTLLRIAAVLFALSPLPTLAQYPDRPIKMVVPYAAGGGADSTARIVGQQMSQALGQQIVIENRPGAGGVIGADFVAKAPADGYTLLFDASAFAANPTLRKLPFDPKADFIPVSLVVIAPNILVASPKAPYKTVAELLDYARKNPEKASYASAGAGSASHLAGEALNHAASLNIVHVPYRGGAPALNDVIGDRVSLYFGNTASTLGQVTSGSVRALAIGSPKRSPLLPEVPTLIESGLKDFETQEWNGLFAPKGTPPAIVERLSREIVAAVANPEIKAKLEKLGLEPVGNKPDAFARFLDDEIGRTAATVKSRNIKID, from the coding sequence ATGAGCCAGACGCTGCTCCGTATCGCCGCTGTACTGTTTGCGTTGTCACCTTTGCCGACGCTCGCGCAATATCCGGACCGGCCGATCAAGATGGTCGTGCCCTATGCGGCCGGTGGCGGCGCGGACAGCACCGCCCGCATCGTCGGCCAGCAGATGAGCCAGGCGCTCGGCCAGCAGATCGTGATCGAGAACCGTCCGGGCGCCGGCGGCGTGATCGGCGCCGATTTCGTCGCCAAGGCCCCGGCCGATGGCTACACGCTGCTCTTCGATGCCTCGGCCTTCGCCGCCAATCCGACCCTGCGCAAATTGCCCTTCGACCCCAAGGCGGATTTCATTCCGGTCTCGCTCGTCGTGATCGCGCCCAATATCCTCGTGGCCAGCCCCAAGGCGCCCTACAAGACGGTCGCGGAACTGCTCGACTACGCGCGCAAGAACCCGGAGAAGGCGAGCTACGCCTCGGCGGGTGCGGGATCGGCCTCTCATCTGGCCGGCGAGGCGCTGAACCATGCTGCCAGCCTCAACATCGTGCATGTGCCCTATCGCGGCGGCGCGCCGGCGCTCAACGATGTCATCGGCGACCGCGTCTCGCTCTATTTCGGCAATACGGCTTCCACGCTCGGCCAGGTCACGTCGGGCTCCGTGCGGGCGCTCGCCATCGGCTCCCCGAAGCGCTCGCCATTGCTGCCCGAGGTTCCCACGCTGATCGAAAGCGGCCTCAAGGATTTCGAGACGCAGGAATGGAACGGGCTGTTCGCGCCGAAGGGCACGCCGCCCGCCATCGTCGAGCGCCTCTCGCGCGAAATCGTCGCCGCGGTCGCCAATCCGGAGATCAAGGCGAAGCTCGAAAAGCTCGGGCTCGAGCCGGTCGGCAACAA
- a CDS encoding ABC transporter ATP-binding protein — MADLVLDRLTIAYGDVNAVDDISLTVPSGEFLTLLGPSGCGKSTTLFAISGLNEATSGTIRIGDKVFFDGAKGIAVPPEKRNIGLVFQSYALWPHKTVAQNLSFPLELRKVGRAERDSRIKEGLDLVEMGKYAERYPFELSGGQQQRVALARALVYRPRLLLLDEPLSNLDAKLRERARIWLRELQERLNVTTIYVTHDQSEALAVSDRIAVMSMGKIQQLGTPTDIYERPANAFVADFIGSANFIEAELVGRSAGQAQLRLGDGTQLVASSCPEAINGKLVLAVRPERIELTDAPGANVLGARITHSSYLGSVHEHEMTGQGFRLRVQTSRAVSSPEVLVRIPPEAIMIFQNGPEAL, encoded by the coding sequence ATGGCTGATCTCGTTCTCGACCGTCTCACCATCGCCTATGGCGACGTCAATGCCGTCGACGACATCTCGCTCACCGTCCCCTCCGGCGAGTTCCTGACGCTGCTCGGCCCCTCCGGCTGCGGCAAATCGACGACATTGTTTGCGATCTCGGGCCTGAATGAAGCGACCTCCGGCACGATCCGCATCGGCGACAAGGTCTTCTTCGACGGCGCCAAGGGCATTGCCGTGCCGCCGGAGAAGCGCAATATCGGCCTCGTCTTCCAGAGCTACGCGCTCTGGCCGCACAAGACGGTGGCGCAGAACCTCTCCTTCCCGCTGGAGCTGCGCAAGGTCGGGCGCGCCGAGCGCGACAGCCGCATCAAGGAAGGGCTCGATCTCGTCGAGATGGGCAAATATGCCGAGCGCTATCCCTTCGAGCTCTCCGGCGGCCAGCAGCAGCGCGTCGCGCTGGCGCGCGCTTTGGTCTATCGGCCGCGGCTGCTGCTGCTGGACGAGCCCTTGTCCAATCTCGACGCCAAATTGCGCGAGCGGGCCCGAATCTGGCTGCGTGAATTGCAGGAACGGCTCAACGTCACGACGATCTACGTCACTCACGACCAGTCGGAGGCGCTCGCGGTATCCGATCGCATCGCGGTGATGAGCATGGGCAAGATCCAGCAACTGGGCACGCCGACCGATATCTACGAGCGCCCGGCCAACGCCTTCGTCGCCGATTTCATCGGTTCGGCCAATTTCATCGAGGCGGAGCTTGTCGGCCGCTCCGCCGGGCAGGCGCAATTGCGGCTCGGCGACGGCACGCAGCTCGTCGCCAGCTCCTGCCCCGAGGCGATCAATGGCAAGCTCGTCCTGGCGGTGCGGCCCGAGCGCATCGAACTGACCGATGCTCCCGGCGCGAATGTGCTCGGGGCGCGGATCACGCACAGCTCCTATCTCGGCTCGGTCCATGAGCACGAAATGACGGGGCAAGGCTTCAGGCTGCGTGTCCAGACCAGCCGGGCGGTGAGCTCACCAGAGGTGCTGGTCCGCATCCCGCCGGAAGCGATCATGATCTTCCAGAACGGCCCCGAAGCGCTTTGA
- a CDS encoding CoA ester lyase — translation MLMRSKLFVPGSRPELFAKAAGSAADSLSFDLEDAVAEERKDEARAQLAAFLRAPEAARGKTVVVRVNALRTRHFQADMAAVVMPSVHLVNLPMVEDAETVRQAAQLLDTLDAAAGRTQPTGLLVNIETPKALRRAAELATAHPRVVGLQIGYADLLEPTGIDRRDEAALAHIRVAVRLAAAEAGIAAYDGAFGGVNDPDGYRAECAAARRHGFAGKSCIHPSQIAIANESFMPTAVEIARARTILAAAEEAQAKGVGAYMVDGQMIDAPFLTRARAIVALADAAERAQTNPDI, via the coding sequence ATGCTGATGCGCAGCAAGCTCTTCGTCCCCGGCTCGCGGCCGGAGCTCTTCGCCAAGGCGGCCGGCTCGGCTGCGGATTCGCTGTCCTTCGATCTGGAGGATGCCGTCGCCGAAGAGCGTAAGGACGAAGCCCGGGCCCAGCTCGCGGCGTTCCTGCGCGCTCCCGAAGCCGCGCGCGGCAAGACCGTCGTCGTGCGCGTCAATGCGCTGCGCACCCGGCATTTCCAAGCGGATATGGCGGCGGTGGTCATGCCGAGCGTGCACCTCGTCAACCTGCCGATGGTCGAGGATGCCGAGACGGTGCGGCAGGCTGCCCAGCTGCTCGACACGCTTGATGCCGCGGCTGGTCGTACCCAGCCGACCGGGCTGCTGGTCAATATCGAGACGCCGAAGGCCTTGCGCCGGGCGGCCGAACTCGCAACCGCCCATCCCCGCGTCGTCGGGCTCCAGATCGGCTATGCCGACCTGCTCGAACCGACAGGGATCGACCGGCGCGACGAGGCGGCGCTGGCGCATATCCGCGTTGCCGTCCGCCTCGCCGCCGCTGAAGCCGGCATCGCGGCCTATGACGGTGCCTTCGGCGGGGTCAATGACCCCGACGGATACCGCGCCGAGTGCGCGGCGGCCCGGCGCCATGGCTTCGCCGGCAAGAGCTGCATCCATCCAAGCCAGATCGCGATCGCCAATGAGAGCTTCATGCCCACGGCGGTCGAGATCGCCCGCGCCCGGACGATCCTGGCTGCCGCCGAGGAGGCGCAAGCCAAAGGCGTCGGCGCCTATATGGTCGATGGCCAGATGATCGACGCGCCCTTTCTGACTCGCGCCCGCGCCATCGTCGCCTTGGCCGATGCGGCCGAGCGCGCGCAGACCAATCCGGACATCTGA
- a CDS encoding CoA transferase, which translates to MSELHRRDYEPAAKGSLDGIRILDLSRLFAGNVLTQVLGDFGAEVIKVEPPEGDTLRAWKTEGIETHWKVYARNKKSLCLNLRDPRACALIRDLVPSAQILIESFRPGVLEKMGLSPQALLAINPSLVIIRISGWGQDGPYAQRPGFGTVIEGASGFAAINGFGDREPVLPPMYLADGIAGLYGVSAAMIALREVEINGGKGQVVDLPLLDPLFAILSPQAANYRLTGKVKPRTGSRSTNSAPRNAYRCSDGAYVSLSGSIQKMTERLFRAIGRPDLIEDPRFRTNADRLRHVEELDAIIGAFIAQRSQAENVAFFEKAEVTIGPIYDTPQIMADPHVIARELIADYPDAEMGQLPMHHVVPRLTDTPGSIRTRAPRLGEHNREILAGLGLTEDAIVELAQAGVLHSG; encoded by the coding sequence ATGAGCGAACTTCATCGCCGCGATTACGAGCCGGCCGCGAAAGGCAGCCTCGACGGCATCCGCATCCTCGATCTGTCGCGTCTCTTCGCCGGCAATGTCCTGACCCAGGTGCTCGGCGATTTCGGCGCCGAGGTGATCAAGGTCGAGCCGCCCGAGGGCGACACGCTGCGTGCCTGGAAGACCGAGGGCATCGAGACGCATTGGAAGGTCTATGCGCGCAACAAGAAGAGCCTGTGCCTCAACCTGCGCGACCCGCGCGCCTGCGCGCTGATCCGCGACCTCGTCCCGAGCGCCCAGATCCTGATCGAGAGCTTCCGGCCCGGCGTGCTGGAGAAGATGGGGCTCTCGCCGCAAGCGCTGCTCGCGATCAATCCCAGCCTCGTCATCATCCGCATCTCCGGTTGGGGGCAGGACGGGCCTTATGCGCAGCGCCCCGGCTTCGGCACGGTCATCGAGGGCGCCTCGGGCTTCGCCGCGATCAACGGCTTCGGCGATCGGGAGCCCGTGCTGCCGCCGATGTATCTCGCTGACGGCATCGCCGGGCTCTATGGCGTCTCGGCGGCGATGATCGCGTTGCGCGAGGTCGAGATCAATGGCGGCAAGGGCCAGGTCGTCGATCTGCCGCTGCTGGACCCGCTTTTCGCGATCCTGAGCCCGCAAGCCGCGAATTACCGCCTGACCGGCAAGGTCAAGCCGCGCACCGGCAGCCGCTCGACCAACTCCGCCCCGCGCAACGCCTATCGCTGCAGCGACGGCGCCTATGTCAGCCTGTCCGGCTCGATCCAGAAGATGACCGAACGGCTCTTCCGCGCGATCGGCCGGCCGGACTTGATCGAGGACCCGCGCTTCCGCACCAACGCCGACAGATTGCGCCATGTCGAGGAGCTGGACGCCATCATCGGCGCCTTCATCGCGCAGCGCAGCCAGGCCGAGAACGTCGCCTTCTTCGAGAAGGCCGAGGTCACGATAGGCCCGATCTACGATACGCCGCAGATCATGGCCGATCCGCATGTGATCGCGCGCGAGCTGATTGCCGACTACCCCGATGCGGAGATGGGCCAGCTGCCGATGCACCATGTCGTGCCGCGCCTGACCGACACGCCGGGCTCGATCCGCACTCGGGCGCCACGCCTGGGCGAGCATAACCGCGAGATCCTGGCCGGGCTCGGCTTGACCGAGGACGCGATAGTGGAATTGGCACAGGCCGGCGTGCTCCACAGCGGCTGA